A stretch of the Xiphophorus couchianus chromosome 15, X_couchianus-1.0, whole genome shotgun sequence genome encodes the following:
- the LOC114158153 gene encoding inverted formin-2-like isoform X5 has product MDREAEGRIRTRTPGSVQNRSGGSVSCISVSQILQIPVVMASRTKWDAVKEQVTKGSDDDPDGSLEANLENADPELCVRLLQVPTVVNYSGLRRRLEKSDKSWMVQFLELQGLDLLMAALERLSGRGCARIPDALLQLTCVSCIRSVMNSSAGLDFILDNEEGYIRTLAQALDTSNVMVKMQVFELLAALALFDPQGRHLTLDAFENYKVLKKQQYRFSVIMNELQATDCVPYMVTMMAAINVLILGQEDLRKRHRLRHEFIGLQLLDLLPKLRETEDMDLNVQCDAFVDSMADDEEEMERLYGGIDMSNHQEVFSSLFTKVSSCPSSVQLLSILQALSMLDPKRNDIWLALEVLTDRATLLAQNTDLGPGDSLLDRLLPQKYLSSNKKVRTVDRAVQTPTLSYPPGQLELLAEKQAPPPGAGCPPPPPPLPANGVPLLLLPPPPPPLPPLLSPPAPPLPGFGAPPPPPPPPPPLPGFGAPPPPPPPLPGMGIPPPPPLPGTGPPPPPPLPGMGIPPPPPMEMIAARSVQTLGSAYSSPAHHSSPAPCPTLRMKKLNWQKLPSRVVTDHQSLWTSSSSESVEPDYCSIEQLFSLPPTETKTRTKTRTESKEISFIDPKKSLNLNIFLKQFRCSHEEFVSLIQNGDRSKFDVEILKQLIKLLPEKHEIENLKSNQEDRDKMASVDQFYLQLLNVPSYALRIECMLLCEESSCVLETLKPKAELLDRACQSVRESSRLPSFCKLILSVGNFLNYGTHTGNADGFKIGTLLRLTETKANKSRITLLHHILEKVEEDHPDLLNLPDDLHICEKASGVNMESIQSEYSSLSKRLKSSEKKVSSSSEDIKEQYLSTIQESLQVCEHLQKVMTSVEDRRRDLADYLCEDVGTFSLDDLFGTIKTFRGLFLKAFKENENWRELEKKRKEREEEKKVKGDSGRMVRREVNQQDEGCIIDNLMAEIRKGHALKKTRTPSRRGQRRGSLPVSADTVHAHPGTIRRSKAVEDPDSPLSSQSQKTSGMTPIQEVPPSHPGSSGQSKKPLESVQTPAISSTSNQSATASPSGTTPDPGSGEPPKNQNPQTPAEETRRRCQESLEDSGLETQGSSGLKGVQPGAERPAPSRDRSSLSVADRSDFEYITSSEVRGIGPESGESPSRRTHQIQPKGLRDCIRSQSPKQKTGCVVQ; this is encoded by the exons ATGGACCGTGAAGCTGAGggtcggatcagaaccagaacacctgGTTCGGTTCAGAACCGATCAGGTGGTTCTGTTTCCTGCATCAGTGTTTCTCAG ATTCTGCAGATTCCCGTCGTCATGGCGTCCAGAACCAAATGGGATGCAGTGAAGGAGCAAGTAACCAAAGGTTCTGACGACGACCCGGACGGATCGCTGGAGGCCAACCTGGAGAACGCCGACCCGGAGCTGTGCGTCCGCCTGCTTCAG GTTCCCACCGTGGTGAACTACTCGGGTCTGCGGCGGCGCCTGGAGAAGAGCGACAAGTCGTGGATGGTCCAGTTCCTGGAGCTGCAGGGTTTGGACCTGCTGATGGCGGCGCTGGAGCGGCTGTCGGGCCGCGGCTGCGCCCGCATCCCCGACGCACTGCTGCAGCTCACCTGCGTGTCGTGCATCCGCAGCGTCATGAACTCGTCCGCCGGACTCGACTTCATCCTGGACAACGAGGAGGGATACATCCGGACCCTGGCCCAGG CGCTGGACACGTCCAACGTGATGGTGAAGATGCAGGTGTTTGAGCTGCTGGCGGCGCTCGCCCTCTTCGACCCCCAGGGCCGCCACCTGACCCTGGACGCCTTCGAGAACTACAAG GTTCTGAAGAAGCAGCAGTATCGCTTCAGCGTCATCATGAACGAACTGCAGGCCACTGACTGCGTCCCCTACATGGTCACCATGATGGCCGCCATCAACGTCCTCATCCTGGGACAGGAAGACCTGCGCAAGAGACACCGACTGAGACACGAGTTCATTG ggctgcagctgctggatctGCTCCCCAAGTTGAG AGAGACGGAGGACATGGACCTCAACGTCCAGTGCGATGCGTTCGTAGACTCCATGGCGGACGACGAAGAAGAGATGGAGCGACTGTACGGCGGGATCGACATGAGCAATCACCAGGAAGTCTTCAGTTCGCTCTTCACCAAG GTGTCCAGCTGTCCGTCCTCAGTCCAGCTGCTTTCCATCCTTCAGGCCTTGTCGATGCTGGACCCAAAGAGAAACGACATCTGGCTGGCTCTGGAGGTGCTGACCGATCGAGCCACGTTGCTGGCCCAGAACA CTGATTTAGGCCCCGGTGATTCGCTGCTGGATAGGCTCCTCCCCCAAAAATATCTGTCATCCAATAAGAAGGTCAGAACGGTGGACAGGGCGGTGCAGACCCCAACGCTCAGCTACCCTCCTGGCCAATTAGAGCTGTTGGCAGAGAAACAGGCTCCGCCCCCTGGAGCTGGTtgtcctccacctccaccacctTTACCAGCCAATGGAGTTCCACTTCttctgcttcctcctcctccacctcctcttccaCCTCTTCTATCTCCTCCTGCTCCACCTTTACCAGGCTTTGGAGCTCCgcctccaccacctccaccgCCTCCACCTTTACCAGGCTTTGGAGCTCCACCTCCACCGCCTCCACCTTTACCTGGCATGGGGAtcccaccacctccaccactACCAGGCACTGGacctccaccacctccacctTTACCTGGCATGGGGATCCCACCACCTCCACCAATGGAAATGATCGCCGCTCGTTCGGTCCAGACTTTAGGCAGCGCCTATTCTAGCCCCGCCCACCACTCAAGCCCTGCCCCCTGCCCCACCCTGCGGATGAAGAAGCTGAACTGGCAGAAACTCCCGTCCAGAGTGGTAACTG ATCATCAGTCTCTCTGGACGTCGTCATCGTCAGAATCGGTGGAACCAGATTACTGCAGCATCGAGCAGCTCTTCAGTCTGCCTCCAActgaaaccaaaaccagaaccaagacCAGAACGGAGTCCAAAGAG ATTTCCTTCATTGACCCCAAGAAAAGCCTGAACCTCAACATCTTCCTGAAGCAGTTCAGATG TTCCCATGAGGAGTTTGTGTCTCTGATCCAGAACGGAGACCGATCCAAGTTCGATGTGGAAATCCTCAAACAGCTGATCAAACTGCTTCCAGAGAAACACGAG ATAGAAAACCTGAAGTCCAACCAGGAAGACAGAGACAAGATGGCGTCAGTGGATCAGTTTTACCTGCAGCTGCTGAACGTGCCCAG ctacGCGCTGCGGATCGAGTGCATGCTGCTGTGTGAAGAGAGCAGCTGTGTGTTGGAGACTCTGAAACCCAAAGCTGAACTTCTGGACCGGGCCTGCCAAA GTGTCAGGGAAAGCTCCCGGCTGCCCAGCTTCTGCAAACTCATCCTCAGCGTCGGGAACTTCCTCAACTAC GGAACTCACACTGGGAACGCTGACGGCTTTAAAATCGGCACTTTGCTCCGATTGACTGAAACTAAAGCCAACAAGTCCAGGATCACGCTGCTGCACCACATCCTGGAG AAGGTGGAGGAGGACCATCCTGACCTGCTCAACCTGCCTGATGACCTGCACATCTGTGAAAAGGCTTCTGG AGTGAACATGGAGTCCATCCAGTCTGAGTACTCCTCTCTGTCCAAACGGCTCAAAAGCTCTGAGAAGAaagtttcctcttcctctgaggACATAAAGGAGCAGTACCTGTCCACCATCCAG GAGAGCCTGCAGGTGTGTGAGCATCTGCAGAAGGTCATGACCTCTGTGGAGGACAGGAGGCGGGACCTGGCGGACTACCTGTGCGAAGACGTCGGCACCTTTTCCCTCGACGACCTTTTTGGGACCATCAAGACCTTCAGAGGGCTGTTCCTCAAAGCCTTCAAG GAGAACGAAAACTGGAGagagctggaaaagaaaaggaaggagagagaggaggagaagaaggtcAAAGGAGACTCCGGCAGGATGG TAAGGAGGGAGGTGAACCAGCAGGACGAAGGCTGCATCATTGACAACCTGATGGCCGAGATCCGGAAGGGCCACGCCCTGAAGAAGACCAGAACGCCGTCCCGCAGGGGTCAGCGCCGggggtcacttcctgtttctgcagaCACGGTGCACG CGCATCCCGGGACCATACGGAGGTCAAAGGCCGTTGAGGACCCCGACTCCCCTCTTTCTAGCCAATCACAGAAGACATCTGGAATGACTCCAATTCAGGAAGTTCCGCCCTCCCATCCAGGAAGTTCTGGCCAATCAAAGAAGCCGTTGGAGTCGGTCCAAACTCCTGCCATTTCCTCCACTTCCAACCAATCTGCGACGGCCTCACCCTCTGGAACAACTCCTGATCCCGGGTCAGGAGAACCACCAAAGAACCAGAACCCACAAACACCTGCAGAGGAGACCAGGCGCAGGTGTCAGGAGTCTTTGGAGGACTCGGGTCTGGAAACCCAAGGTTCCTCAGGACTGAAGGGAGTCCAGCCCGGCGCAGAGCGTCCGGCACCAAGCAGAGACCGGAGCAGCCTGAGCGTGGCGGATAGGTCGGACTTTGAGTACATCACCTCGTCAGAAGTGAGAGGAATCGGACCGGAGAGCGGCGAAAGTCCCAGCAGGAGAACGCACCAGATCCAACCAAAAG GACTCCGTGACTGCATCAGATCCCAAAGCCCCAAGCAGAAGACGGGATGTGTTGTACAGTGA
- the LOC114158153 gene encoding inverted formin-2-like isoform X6: MDREAEGRIRTRTPGSVQNRSGGSVSCISVSQILQIPVVMASRTKWDAVKEQVTKGSDDDPDGSLEANLENADPELCVRLLQVPTVVNYSGLRRRLEKSDKSWMVQFLELQGLDLLMAALERLSGRGCARIPDALLQLTCVSCIRSVMNSSAGLDFILDNEEGYIRTLAQALDTSNVMVKMQVFELLAALALFDPQGRHLTLDAFENYKVLKKQQYRFSVIMNELQATDCVPYMVTMMAAINVLILGQEDLRKRHRLRHEFIGLQLLDLLPKLRETEDMDLNVQCDAFVDSMADDEEEMERLYGGIDMSNHQEVFSSLFTKVSSCPSSVQLLSILQALSMLDPKRNDIWLALEVLTDRATLLAQNTDLGPGDSLLDRLLPQKYLSSNKKVRTVDRAVQTPTLSYPPGQLELLAEKQAPPPGAGCPPPPPPLPANGVPLLLLPPPPPPLPPLLSPPAPPLPGFGAPPPPPPPPPPLPGFGAPPPPPPPLPGMGIPPPPPLPGTGPPPPPPLPGMGIPPPPPMEMIAARSVQTLGSAYSSPAHHSSPAPCPTLRMKKLNWQKLPSRVVTDHQSLWTSSSSESVEPDYCSIEQLFSLPPTETKTRTKTRTESKEISFIDPKKSLNLNIFLKQFRCSHEEFVSLIQNGDRSKFDVEILKQLIKLLPEKHEIENLKSNQEDRDKMASVDQFYLQLLNVPSYALRIECMLLCEESSCVLETLKPKAELLDRACQSVRESSRLPSFCKLILSVGNFLNYGTHTGNADGFKIGTLLRLTETKANKSRITLLHHILEKVEEDHPDLLNLPDDLHICEKASGVNMESIQSEYSSLSKRLKSSEKKVSSSSEDIKEQYLSTIQESLQVCEHLQKVMTSVEDRRRDLADYLCEDVGTFSLDDLFGTIKTFRGLFLKAFKENENWRELEKKRKEREEEKKVKGDSGRMVRREVNQQDEGCIIDNLMAEIRKGHALKKTRTPSRRGQRRGSLPVSADTVHAHPGTIRRSKAVEDPDSPLSSQSQKTSGMTPIQEVPPSHPGSSGQSKKPLESVQTPAISSTSNQSATASPSGTTPDPGSGEPPKNQNPQTPAEETRRRCQESLEDSGLETQGSSGLKGVQPGAERPAPSRDRSSLSVADRSDFEYITSSEVRGIGPESGESPSRRTHQIQPKGSSSALCS, translated from the exons ATGGACCGTGAAGCTGAGggtcggatcagaaccagaacacctgGTTCGGTTCAGAACCGATCAGGTGGTTCTGTTTCCTGCATCAGTGTTTCTCAG ATTCTGCAGATTCCCGTCGTCATGGCGTCCAGAACCAAATGGGATGCAGTGAAGGAGCAAGTAACCAAAGGTTCTGACGACGACCCGGACGGATCGCTGGAGGCCAACCTGGAGAACGCCGACCCGGAGCTGTGCGTCCGCCTGCTTCAG GTTCCCACCGTGGTGAACTACTCGGGTCTGCGGCGGCGCCTGGAGAAGAGCGACAAGTCGTGGATGGTCCAGTTCCTGGAGCTGCAGGGTTTGGACCTGCTGATGGCGGCGCTGGAGCGGCTGTCGGGCCGCGGCTGCGCCCGCATCCCCGACGCACTGCTGCAGCTCACCTGCGTGTCGTGCATCCGCAGCGTCATGAACTCGTCCGCCGGACTCGACTTCATCCTGGACAACGAGGAGGGATACATCCGGACCCTGGCCCAGG CGCTGGACACGTCCAACGTGATGGTGAAGATGCAGGTGTTTGAGCTGCTGGCGGCGCTCGCCCTCTTCGACCCCCAGGGCCGCCACCTGACCCTGGACGCCTTCGAGAACTACAAG GTTCTGAAGAAGCAGCAGTATCGCTTCAGCGTCATCATGAACGAACTGCAGGCCACTGACTGCGTCCCCTACATGGTCACCATGATGGCCGCCATCAACGTCCTCATCCTGGGACAGGAAGACCTGCGCAAGAGACACCGACTGAGACACGAGTTCATTG ggctgcagctgctggatctGCTCCCCAAGTTGAG AGAGACGGAGGACATGGACCTCAACGTCCAGTGCGATGCGTTCGTAGACTCCATGGCGGACGACGAAGAAGAGATGGAGCGACTGTACGGCGGGATCGACATGAGCAATCACCAGGAAGTCTTCAGTTCGCTCTTCACCAAG GTGTCCAGCTGTCCGTCCTCAGTCCAGCTGCTTTCCATCCTTCAGGCCTTGTCGATGCTGGACCCAAAGAGAAACGACATCTGGCTGGCTCTGGAGGTGCTGACCGATCGAGCCACGTTGCTGGCCCAGAACA CTGATTTAGGCCCCGGTGATTCGCTGCTGGATAGGCTCCTCCCCCAAAAATATCTGTCATCCAATAAGAAGGTCAGAACGGTGGACAGGGCGGTGCAGACCCCAACGCTCAGCTACCCTCCTGGCCAATTAGAGCTGTTGGCAGAGAAACAGGCTCCGCCCCCTGGAGCTGGTtgtcctccacctccaccacctTTACCAGCCAATGGAGTTCCACTTCttctgcttcctcctcctccacctcctcttccaCCTCTTCTATCTCCTCCTGCTCCACCTTTACCAGGCTTTGGAGCTCCgcctccaccacctccaccgCCTCCACCTTTACCAGGCTTTGGAGCTCCACCTCCACCGCCTCCACCTTTACCTGGCATGGGGAtcccaccacctccaccactACCAGGCACTGGacctccaccacctccacctTTACCTGGCATGGGGATCCCACCACCTCCACCAATGGAAATGATCGCCGCTCGTTCGGTCCAGACTTTAGGCAGCGCCTATTCTAGCCCCGCCCACCACTCAAGCCCTGCCCCCTGCCCCACCCTGCGGATGAAGAAGCTGAACTGGCAGAAACTCCCGTCCAGAGTGGTAACTG ATCATCAGTCTCTCTGGACGTCGTCATCGTCAGAATCGGTGGAACCAGATTACTGCAGCATCGAGCAGCTCTTCAGTCTGCCTCCAActgaaaccaaaaccagaaccaagacCAGAACGGAGTCCAAAGAG ATTTCCTTCATTGACCCCAAGAAAAGCCTGAACCTCAACATCTTCCTGAAGCAGTTCAGATG TTCCCATGAGGAGTTTGTGTCTCTGATCCAGAACGGAGACCGATCCAAGTTCGATGTGGAAATCCTCAAACAGCTGATCAAACTGCTTCCAGAGAAACACGAG ATAGAAAACCTGAAGTCCAACCAGGAAGACAGAGACAAGATGGCGTCAGTGGATCAGTTTTACCTGCAGCTGCTGAACGTGCCCAG ctacGCGCTGCGGATCGAGTGCATGCTGCTGTGTGAAGAGAGCAGCTGTGTGTTGGAGACTCTGAAACCCAAAGCTGAACTTCTGGACCGGGCCTGCCAAA GTGTCAGGGAAAGCTCCCGGCTGCCCAGCTTCTGCAAACTCATCCTCAGCGTCGGGAACTTCCTCAACTAC GGAACTCACACTGGGAACGCTGACGGCTTTAAAATCGGCACTTTGCTCCGATTGACTGAAACTAAAGCCAACAAGTCCAGGATCACGCTGCTGCACCACATCCTGGAG AAGGTGGAGGAGGACCATCCTGACCTGCTCAACCTGCCTGATGACCTGCACATCTGTGAAAAGGCTTCTGG AGTGAACATGGAGTCCATCCAGTCTGAGTACTCCTCTCTGTCCAAACGGCTCAAAAGCTCTGAGAAGAaagtttcctcttcctctgaggACATAAAGGAGCAGTACCTGTCCACCATCCAG GAGAGCCTGCAGGTGTGTGAGCATCTGCAGAAGGTCATGACCTCTGTGGAGGACAGGAGGCGGGACCTGGCGGACTACCTGTGCGAAGACGTCGGCACCTTTTCCCTCGACGACCTTTTTGGGACCATCAAGACCTTCAGAGGGCTGTTCCTCAAAGCCTTCAAG GAGAACGAAAACTGGAGagagctggaaaagaaaaggaaggagagagaggaggagaagaaggtcAAAGGAGACTCCGGCAGGATGG TAAGGAGGGAGGTGAACCAGCAGGACGAAGGCTGCATCATTGACAACCTGATGGCCGAGATCCGGAAGGGCCACGCCCTGAAGAAGACCAGAACGCCGTCCCGCAGGGGTCAGCGCCGggggtcacttcctgtttctgcagaCACGGTGCACG CGCATCCCGGGACCATACGGAGGTCAAAGGCCGTTGAGGACCCCGACTCCCCTCTTTCTAGCCAATCACAGAAGACATCTGGAATGACTCCAATTCAGGAAGTTCCGCCCTCCCATCCAGGAAGTTCTGGCCAATCAAAGAAGCCGTTGGAGTCGGTCCAAACTCCTGCCATTTCCTCCACTTCCAACCAATCTGCGACGGCCTCACCCTCTGGAACAACTCCTGATCCCGGGTCAGGAGAACCACCAAAGAACCAGAACCCACAAACACCTGCAGAGGAGACCAGGCGCAGGTGTCAGGAGTCTTTGGAGGACTCGGGTCTGGAAACCCAAGGTTCCTCAGGACTGAAGGGAGTCCAGCCCGGCGCAGAGCGTCCGGCACCAAGCAGAGACCGGAGCAGCCTGAGCGTGGCGGATAGGTCGGACTTTGAGTACATCACCTCGTCAGAAGTGAGAGGAATCGGACCGGAGAGCGGCGAAAGTCCCAGCAGGAGAACGCACCAGATCCAACCAAAAG GAAGCTCTTCAGCTCTTTGTTCATGA